ACATACATAAAATTGTGCATAATAAATGAATTGATTATGCATATAAAACAGTATAATATGCATAAGAGGAGGAAAAATGAGAACTACAATAGACCTGCCCGAAGATCTTGTTAACGAAGCGATGAAGCTGACAAAAAGCAGGACAAAAACCCAAGTCATCAAATCAGCCCTTAAATTACTAATCCAGAGGGAGAAGATAAAGGACTTGAAAAGATACTACGGGAAAATTGATCTGGATATAGACCTGAACAGTTTGAGAAAAAGATGACCGGAGTTCTTGTAGATTCTTCTGTTTGGATTGAATATTTTCGAGGTCATAATGTGA
The genomic region above belongs to candidate division WOR-3 bacterium and contains:
- a CDS encoding type II toxin-antitoxin system VapB family antitoxin; its protein translation is MRTTIDLPEDLVNEAMKLTKSRTKTQVIKSALKLLIQREKIKDLKRYYGKIDLDIDLNSLRKR